TCGAGGTCCGAAGTAATTGAGCACTTGCTTCACGCTATAAAACATTATAATTCTCGAGTATAATATGTCTTTTGAAACAAGAGGTAAGATAGAGGTAATCTATCCTGAGCAACAGATCTCAGAAAAATTCAAAAAGAGAGAGTTTGTCATCGAAATCCAAGATGGCATGTACCCTCAGTTTATAAAAATGCAGCTTACACAGGACAGATGTTCTTTGATCGACGGTTTCCAAGTTGGTGACCAAATCAATGTTACTTTTGACCTGAAAGGCAGACCGTTCCAAAAAGACGGTAAAACAATGTATTTCACAAACGTGGAAGCTTGGAGAGTTTCTGGAGCTGATGCCCCTTCTGCTGGTTCAACTCCAGGAGATGTACCTCCTCCTCCCCCACCAGTTGGTGGTGATGTTGGTGGTGAATTACCATTCTAACCAACCAATCATCTCTTTTGAGGTAATAATAAACCCCATCCAATCAACATGGATGGGGTTTATTTTTCTTAATACCCGCTCAATTTTTAGAATTTCAGCATTAATGCTCCATAGGCTGGGATTTCCAATTTGGATCCTTTTCCAAGTTCAAACTCCAGTTCTTTGCCAGTCAATAATTCTTCTGCTTTTACCTTCCCTACAGTCAATCCCATTTCTTTGATCAATGCCTCAGGAATATTTATTGAAGGCGAAACTGACTCACCCATAAAGTTAGTAACTACTAATACCCGCTCTTTACCAGTATAGCGTATATATATATACTGACGATCTGCATTAAATCCTTCAGCATTTTTATGATCTGCTTGGAGGTCATACAATTTACCAGTCTTAAATACTTCCGAATTTTTCGTCACATTCAAAAGCTGTTTATAAAATGCTCTCAACTCCTTTTGTTCATCAGAAAGCTGACCTCCATCGTATTTATGATCATTCACCCATTTCTGATGTTCTGGAACACCCCAATAGTCAAAAATTGTTGTACGTCCATCATCTCCCCCAAAGCCTGATTCACCTCTTCCTGGCTCACCTACTTCCTGACCAAAATACACCATTACTGGTCCTGAGTTAAGCGTAGCACTCACCACCATGGCTGGTCTTCCTTTTATGGCTGACCCTGCAAATTCTTCAGAAGCAATTCGCTGTTCATCATGGTTTTCCAGAAATCGCAACATATGGTTATTTACGCCATCTAGGTCTTTCCATACTTTTGTAAAATGCTTGGCTGAAGCCCCCTGCCTGTTTTCCATTACTGCACGAAGTGAGTCATACATCCCAACCTTGTCATACAGATAGTCAAACTTGCCTTGATCTATATATTCATTATATGCATTAGGGTTATAGATTTCTGCAATAAAGATTATCTCAGGATTAACTTCCTGAATTTTTGGAATTACCCAACCCCAAAATTCTGAAGGCACCATTTCTGCCATGTCACAACGAAAACCATCAACACCTTGCTCAGCCCAGTAGGCTAGAATCTGACGACACTTTTCCCAAGTTGAAGGAACTGGTTCAAAATGCTTTGTCCCATCTCCTACATGATCTACACCATAATTCAATCTTACTGTTTCAAACCAATCATTAACACTTGGCTGGCTTACAGCTGCTCCATTTCCACTTACTTTAGCTGGGTTTTCATCAAACTTCCCATCTTTTGTCGGAAATGAAGTATCACCTAAAGGAGTGTAACCTTCCGGCACTTTAAAAGGCTCACCAGGGATATAGTAGAAATTATTTTGAGGGTCAAAAGCCAGAGATGTATTATCTGTTTCA
This portion of the Limibacter armeniacum genome encodes:
- a CDS encoding DUF3127 domain-containing protein, with the protein product MSFETRGKIEVIYPEQQISEKFKKREFVIEIQDGMYPQFIKMQLTQDRCSLIDGFQVGDQINVTFDLKGRPFQKDGKTMYFTNVEAWRVSGADAPSAGSTPGDVPPPPPPVGGDVGGELPF
- a CDS encoding alpha-amylase family protein, producing the protein MKLINKRVLVFIAVCLLFGGCNTEKKESVLVMEQMQKETPEDHKIIIYQMMTRLFGNTNSTNKPWGTLEENGVGKFDHINDAALKSIKDLGASHVWYTGVLEHAVCTDYTKFGIQLDDADVVKGRAGSPYAIKDYYDVNPDLAIDVKNRKAEFMSLVKRTHDNGLKVLIDFVPNHVARAYHSDAKPENVKDFGETDNTSLAFDPQNNFYYIPGEPFKVPEGYTPLGDTSFPTKDGKFDENPAKVSGNGAAVSQPSVNDWFETVRLNYGVDHVGDGTKHFEPVPSTWEKCRQILAYWAEQGVDGFRCDMAEMVPSEFWGWVIPKIQEVNPEIIFIAEIYNPNAYNEYIDQGKFDYLYDKVGMYDSLRAVMENRQGASAKHFTKVWKDLDGVNNHMLRFLENHDEQRIASEEFAGSAIKGRPAMVVSATLNSGPVMVYFGQEVGEPGRGESGFGGDDGRTTIFDYWGVPEHQKWVNDHKYDGGQLSDEQKELRAFYKQLLNVTKNSEVFKTGKLYDLQADHKNAEGFNADRQYIYIRYTGKERVLVVTNFMGESVSPSINIPEALIKEMGLTVGKVKAEELLTGKELEFELGKGSKLEIPAYGALMLKF